One Brevibacterium spongiae DNA segment encodes these proteins:
- a CDS encoding MFS transporter — protein MTETPVESREEKSRARKAVVAAGLGNALEWYDIILFGFMATSITAVFYPGEGLSAQLMTWATFAITFVVRPLGAVLIGRYADKHGRKSALSLTIGLMTLGVFIIVVLPGEATIGIWASIGLIIARIIQGISAGGEFGSATAFLTENAKRGKAYYASFQTATQGISMFLAAGVSWIFSSTLSEEALHSWGWRVAFAIGLLIGPVGWYIRSKMDDTPEFKAAEKTDNPLRVLLGEHFGRLFAAFLIIAMATISVYLITYLPQFAVTNLGLDAWAAFPGAVVAGLITLIGAPFAGRLADRVGPTTVMIPTAIVGIIAGWPMFILLEANPTIPVLTLCEAIVGLFMVFYFGPMPALLSELFPVKVRSSGMTIAYSFGVAIFGGFAPLILTALLGATGLLTVPGFYYAGLSLLSLIGVIVARKVYKQR, from the coding sequence ATGACTGAGACACCCGTCGAGTCCCGCGAAGAGAAGTCGCGGGCAAGGAAGGCCGTAGTCGCGGCCGGTCTGGGCAATGCGCTCGAGTGGTATGACATCATCCTGTTCGGGTTCATGGCCACATCCATCACCGCGGTCTTCTACCCCGGCGAGGGCCTGTCCGCGCAGCTGATGACCTGGGCGACGTTCGCGATCACCTTCGTCGTCCGACCCCTCGGCGCTGTGCTCATCGGCCGCTATGCCGACAAGCACGGTCGCAAGTCCGCGCTGTCGCTGACGATCGGGCTGATGACGCTCGGTGTGTTCATCATCGTCGTCCTGCCCGGCGAGGCCACCATCGGCATTTGGGCGTCGATCGGCCTCATCATCGCTCGCATCATCCAGGGCATCTCCGCTGGCGGCGAATTCGGTTCGGCCACCGCCTTCCTCACCGAGAACGCCAAACGCGGCAAGGCCTACTACGCCTCCTTCCAGACCGCGACGCAGGGCATCTCGATGTTCCTCGCCGCCGGAGTCTCCTGGATCTTCAGCTCGACCCTGAGCGAAGAGGCTCTGCACTCCTGGGGCTGGCGCGTGGCCTTCGCCATCGGTCTGCTCATCGGGCCCGTCGGCTGGTACATCCGCTCGAAGATGGACGACACCCCTGAGTTCAAGGCCGCCGAGAAGACCGACAACCCGCTGCGCGTCCTCCTCGGTGAGCACTTCGGCCGCCTCTTCGCCGCGTTCCTCATCATCGCGATGGCCACGATCTCGGTCTACCTCATCACGTACCTGCCGCAGTTCGCCGTCACTAACCTTGGCCTCGACGCCTGGGCGGCGTTCCCGGGCGCCGTCGTCGCCGGCCTCATCACTCTCATCGGCGCCCCGTTCGCCGGCCGCCTGGCCGACCGAGTGGGCCCGACGACCGTGATGATCCCAACGGCGATCGTCGGCATCATCGCTGGCTGGCCGATGTTCATCCTTCTGGAAGCTAACCCTACGATTCCCGTCCTCACCCTGTGCGAGGCGATCGTCGGCCTGTTCATGGTCTTCTACTTCGGCCCGATGCCGGCCCTGCTCTCCGAGCTGTTCCCCGTCAAGGTCCGCAGCTCCGGCATGACCATCGCCTACAGCTTCGGTGTCGCGATCTTCGGCGGCTTCGCCCCGCTCATCCTCACCGCACTGCTCGGCGCGACGGGTCTGCTGACCGTGCCCGGCTTCTACTACGCGGGACTGTCCCTGCTCTCCCTCATCGGCGTCATCGTCGCACGGAAGGTGTACAAGCAGCGCTGA
- a CDS encoding sulfite exporter TauE/SafE family protein encodes MRQLIVLGIVGLIAQLIDGSLGMAYGVTSTTLLLAAGTAPAAASAAVHFSELGTTLVSGISHHKFGNVDWRTVAILAGPGFVGAIAGSTFLASLDGDAATPWISGILLALGVYVVWRFLALGGARPTFKSRPSAKMLVPIGLVGGTLDAVGGGGWGPVGTTTLLSSGRLEPRKVVGSIDTSEFVVAVGGSLGFLIALGSQGIDWKIVGALLVGGVIAAPFAAWLVKLLPAKVLAVAAGGIIILTNVRTILLAFGVEASTVWLAVGVLAVIWVALLTHVARLERIAAKTRKAEEAAEEVPVGS; translated from the coding sequence ATGCGTCAGCTCATCGTCCTCGGGATCGTCGGACTCATCGCTCAGCTCATCGACGGATCCCTGGGCATGGCCTACGGGGTCACCTCAACCACGCTGCTGCTGGCGGCGGGTACGGCACCTGCGGCCGCCTCGGCGGCGGTGCATTTCTCCGAGTTGGGGACGACATTGGTGTCGGGGATCTCGCACCACAAGTTCGGCAATGTCGACTGGCGGACTGTGGCGATTCTGGCCGGTCCGGGGTTCGTCGGGGCGATCGCAGGGTCGACGTTCCTTGCGAGCCTGGACGGGGATGCGGCGACCCCGTGGATCTCGGGGATCCTGTTGGCGCTCGGCGTCTATGTGGTCTGGCGGTTCCTCGCACTCGGCGGTGCGCGTCCGACATTCAAGTCACGGCCGAGCGCGAAGATGCTCGTCCCGATCGGGCTCGTCGGCGGAACGCTCGATGCGGTCGGCGGAGGCGGCTGGGGGCCGGTCGGGACGACGACGCTGCTCTCCTCAGGACGTTTGGAGCCGCGGAAGGTTGTCGGGTCGATCGATACGAGTGAGTTCGTCGTGGCCGTCGGCGGTTCGCTGGGCTTCCTCATCGCGCTCGGGTCGCAGGGCATCGACTGGAAGATCGTGGGCGCACTGCTCGTCGGCGGTGTCATCGCCGCGCCGTTCGCCGCATGGCTGGTGAAGCTGCTGCCCGCAAAGGTGCTGGCCGTCGCCGCGGGCGGAATCATCATCCTCACGAACGTCCGCACCATTCTGCTCGCCTTCGGGGTGGAAGCGTCGACTGTGTGGCTCGCTGTCGGCGTCCTCGCGGTCATCTGGGTCGCGCTGCTCACCCACGTCGCCCGCCTCGAACGGATCGCGGCGAAGACCCGCAAGGCTGAGGAGGCCGCGGAAGAGGTGCCGGTCGGCAGCTGA
- a CDS encoding sirohydrochlorin chelatase, whose protein sequence is MTALPSLGLISHGTSSPEGQALIEALAAAVADDLRTRGLVGEVMLGHVDVQQPDVAEVLDRLPHDRPVVLVPLLLSPGYHVHVDLAEAVAQAGGPAAPNAPSAGDTATASAASAGGSVAPSAPSAVAQAARTDGADAPARDIRLAPTLGPDPRLATILADRLPPLRDGDEVVLAAAGSSDERANESCREMGQMLSHEIGRPVAVGFHAGGGVKLKGIVEQKFSQDEERGEWLVLANYLLAPGFFDDLGRGLIADTGSVLAPPLLTRQSEEQPPVSSSSAQPDPGSAISESDIIPGGSVPNLLVDIVRDRFLAVL, encoded by the coding sequence ATGACGGCGTTGCCCTCTCTTGGCCTCATCTCCCACGGCACCTCATCGCCCGAGGGGCAGGCGCTCATCGAAGCCCTCGCGGCCGCGGTCGCCGATGACCTGCGCACTCGCGGGCTCGTCGGTGAGGTGATGCTCGGTCATGTCGACGTACAGCAGCCCGATGTCGCCGAGGTGCTCGATCGGCTGCCGCATGATCGTCCCGTCGTACTCGTGCCGCTTCTGCTCTCGCCGGGGTATCACGTCCACGTCGACCTCGCCGAGGCGGTCGCCCAGGCCGGCGGTCCCGCCGCCCCGAATGCGCCGAGTGCAGGCGACACTGCCACCGCGAGTGCTGCGAGTGCAGGAGGCTCAGTGGCGCCGAGCGCGCCGAGTGCGGTCGCCCAGGCCGCCCGTACGGACGGAGCAGATGCGCCCGCCCGCGACATCCGCCTCGCCCCGACCTTGGGCCCGGATCCACGGCTGGCGACGATCCTCGCCGACCGTCTCCCGCCGCTGCGCGACGGCGACGAGGTGGTGCTTGCCGCAGCAGGCTCCAGCGACGAACGTGCCAACGAGTCCTGTCGCGAGATGGGCCAGATGTTGTCCCACGAAATCGGCCGTCCCGTCGCAGTCGGATTCCATGCCGGCGGGGGAGTGAAACTCAAAGGCATTGTTGAGCAGAAATTCAGCCAAGACGAAGAGCGTGGAGAATGGCTCGTTCTGGCGAATTATCTGCTCGCCCCCGGCTTCTTCGATGACCTCGGAAGAGGACTCATCGCAGACACCGGCAGCGTCCTTGCTCCGCCGCTGCTGACCCGGCAGTCCGAGGAGCAGCCCCCGGTGAGCTCCTCCTCCGCGCAGCCCGATCCTGGCTCAGCAATTTCAGAGTCGGACATCATCCCAGGTGGCAGTGTTCCGAACCTGCTCGTCGACATCGTCCGCGACCGCTTCCTCGCGGTTCTCTGA
- a CDS encoding nitrite/sulfite reductase encodes MSTQVEEHSNTPSGSAAGTPAATGSNPAGSTPSTLARAKKPARPKKSNGQWKVDGQEPLNKNEIDKAEDNGLNVRERIETVYAKGGFSSIDSDDLHGRFRWWGLYTQRKPGIDGGRTAKLEPHELEDEYFMMRIRTDGGQLSLAQLRTIADISNDFARGSADLTDRQNIQLHWVEIENVPEIWRRLEAVDMQTTEACGDVPRGFLGSPVAGIAADELIDPTPTIKEITSRYIGDPSLSNLPRKYKTAITGHPSQDVLHEINDCSLVAVEHPEHGIGYDLWVGGALSVVPRFAERLGAWVAPDQAVDVWLGVTEIFRDYGYRRLRNKARMKFLLADWGPEKFREVLETEYLGYKLADGPAPKKPEVAGDHVGVHRQKDGRFYIGTSLIAGRASGTLLHQIADIAEKFGTDRIRLTPHQKILLLDIAETEVDDVVAELDTIGLSSRKDLFRRSVMACTGIEFCKLAIVETKQTAIDAVTRLEERLADIDELPHPISLHINGCPNSCARIQTADIGLKGQIVTTDDGEQVAGFQVHVGGGLASKDRDEAGLGRTVRGLKVTVDGLNDYVEKLVRRFLAGREETETFSEWSHRVDEEELV; translated from the coding sequence ATGTCCACTCAGGTGGAAGAGCACTCGAACACCCCGAGCGGATCGGCCGCAGGCACCCCGGCCGCGACCGGATCGAACCCGGCCGGATCGACCCCGAGCACCTTGGCCCGTGCGAAGAAGCCCGCCCGGCCGAAGAAGTCCAACGGGCAGTGGAAGGTCGACGGTCAAGAGCCGCTGAACAAGAACGAGATCGACAAGGCCGAAGACAACGGCCTCAACGTCCGTGAACGCATCGAGACCGTCTACGCCAAGGGCGGATTCTCCTCGATCGACTCCGATGACCTGCACGGTCGCTTCCGCTGGTGGGGCCTGTACACGCAGCGCAAACCCGGCATCGACGGCGGCCGCACCGCGAAACTCGAACCGCACGAGCTCGAGGACGAATACTTCATGATGCGCATCCGCACCGACGGCGGACAGCTCAGCCTGGCACAGCTGCGCACCATCGCGGACATCTCGAACGACTTCGCTCGCGGCTCCGCCGATCTCACCGACCGGCAGAACATCCAGCTCCACTGGGTCGAGATCGAAAACGTCCCGGAGATCTGGCGCCGCCTCGAAGCCGTCGACATGCAGACCACCGAGGCCTGCGGCGACGTCCCCCGCGGCTTCCTCGGATCCCCCGTGGCCGGCATCGCCGCCGATGAGCTCATCGACCCGACACCGACGATCAAAGAGATCACCAGCCGCTACATCGGTGACCCGAGCCTGTCCAACCTGCCGCGGAAATACAAGACCGCGATCACTGGACACCCCAGCCAGGACGTGCTCCACGAGATCAACGACTGCTCGCTCGTCGCCGTCGAGCACCCCGAACACGGCATCGGCTACGACCTCTGGGTCGGCGGCGCCCTGTCCGTCGTCCCCCGCTTCGCCGAACGTCTCGGCGCCTGGGTCGCCCCCGACCAGGCCGTCGACGTCTGGCTCGGCGTCACCGAGATCTTCCGCGACTACGGCTACCGGCGACTGCGGAACAAGGCGCGCATGAAGTTCCTCCTCGCCGACTGGGGCCCGGAGAAGTTCCGCGAGGTCCTCGAAACCGAATACCTCGGCTACAAGCTCGCCGACGGTCCGGCCCCGAAGAAGCCCGAGGTCGCCGGCGACCACGTCGGCGTCCACCGGCAGAAGGACGGCCGCTTCTACATCGGCACGAGCCTCATCGCCGGCCGCGCCTCCGGCACACTGCTCCACCAGATCGCCGACATCGCTGAGAAGTTCGGCACCGACCGGATCCGCCTCACCCCGCACCAGAAGATCCTCCTGCTCGACATCGCCGAGACCGAGGTCGATGACGTCGTCGCCGAGCTCGACACAATCGGACTCTCGAGCCGCAAGGACCTCTTCCGCCGCTCCGTGATGGCGTGCACCGGCATCGAATTCTGCAAACTCGCCATCGTCGAGACCAAGCAGACAGCCATCGACGCCGTCACCCGCCTCGAGGAGCGCCTCGCCGACATCGACGAGCTGCCCCACCCGATCAGCCTCCACATCAACGGCTGCCCGAACTCCTGCGCCCGCATCCAGACCGCCGACATCGGCCTCAAGGGCCAGATCGTGACCACCGACGACGGCGAGCAGGTCGCCGGATTCCAGGTCCACGTCGGCGGCGGCCTCGCCTCGAAGGACCGCGATGAGGCCGGCCTCGGCCGTACCGTCCGCGGGCTCAAGGTCACCGTCGACGGCCTCAACGACTACGTCGAGAAGCTCGTCCGCCGGTTCCTCGCCGGACGAGAAGAGACCGAGACGTTCTCCGAATGGTCCCACCGCGTCGATGAGGAGGAGCTGGTATGA
- a CDS encoding phosphoadenylyl-sulfate reductase codes for MTRPIEELKSLAEAGARDLAGDPENGVDEANPADVIRWVSQHFDTAACAVACSMADAALPHYVAQYLPGVDVLFLDTGYHFAETYTTRDEVARKVDVNIVDVLPEQTVAQQDAEFGKDLFARDPGLCCARRKVAPLSKSLKGYELWFTGVRRDEAPTRTNTPLITFDEKNGLVKVNPLAAWSFDDLTDYARAFDVPVNPLLSQGYPSIGCQPCTRPVAEGEDPRAGRWSGSNKTECGLHT; via the coding sequence ATGACGCGCCCCATCGAGGAACTGAAATCCCTCGCCGAGGCGGGGGCCCGTGACCTCGCCGGTGACCCCGAGAACGGGGTTGACGAGGCCAACCCCGCCGACGTCATCCGCTGGGTCTCCCAGCACTTCGACACCGCCGCGTGCGCCGTGGCGTGTTCGATGGCCGATGCGGCCCTGCCGCACTACGTCGCCCAGTACCTGCCCGGCGTGGACGTGCTCTTCCTCGACACCGGCTACCACTTCGCGGAGACCTACACGACCCGCGACGAGGTGGCTCGGAAGGTCGATGTCAACATCGTCGACGTCCTCCCGGAGCAGACCGTGGCCCAGCAGGACGCCGAATTCGGCAAGGACCTCTTCGCCCGCGACCCCGGCCTGTGCTGCGCCCGCCGCAAGGTCGCACCTCTAAGTAAGTCGCTGAAGGGCTACGAACTCTGGTTTACCGGGGTCCGCCGCGATGAGGCCCCGACCCGGACGAACACCCCGCTGATCACCTTCGATGAGAAGAACGGCCTGGTCAAGGTCAACCCGTTGGCGGCCTGGTCCTTCGATGACCTCACCGACTATGCGCGCGCCTTCGACGTGCCGGTCAATCCTCTGCTGTCGCAGGGCTACCCGTCGATCGGCTGCCAGCCCTGCACCCGCCCCGTCGCCGAAGGCGAAGACCCCCGTGCCGGCCGCTGGTCCGGCTCGAACAAGACAGAATGCGGACTCCACACATGA
- the cysD gene encoding sulfate adenylyltransferase subunit CysD: MSIDTLSTTSTATGAPTGTLSTLDILESEAIHIIREVAAEFDNPVLLFSGGKDSVTVLHLAAKAFWPAKIPFGLLHVDTGHNFPEIIRFRDETAERFGLDLKVAKVQDYIDDGRLRERPDGTRNTLQTQPLLDAIADGGFDAVFGGARRDEDKARAKERILSLRDEFGGWNPSSQRPELWNIYNGRHLPGEHVRVFPISNFTELDVWSYIAREGIALPELYFAHEREVFNRDDMWWATGEFSTPQGGETVTRKTVRYRTVGDMSCTGAVESSADDLESILAEVAATTVTERGATRADDRISAAAMEDRKKDGYF, translated from the coding sequence ATGAGCATCGACACCCTCTCCACCACCTCGACCGCCACAGGGGCACCCACGGGAACCCTGTCCACCCTCGACATCCTCGAATCCGAGGCGATCCACATCATCCGTGAGGTCGCCGCCGAGTTCGACAACCCCGTGCTGCTGTTCTCCGGCGGCAAGGACTCCGTGACCGTCCTTCACCTCGCGGCGAAGGCGTTCTGGCCGGCGAAGATCCCGTTCGGGCTCCTCCACGTCGACACCGGCCACAACTTCCCCGAGATCATCCGCTTCCGTGACGAGACCGCAGAGCGCTTCGGCCTCGACCTGAAAGTCGCGAAGGTCCAGGACTACATCGACGACGGCCGACTGCGCGAACGTCCCGACGGGACACGCAACACCCTGCAGACCCAGCCGCTGCTCGACGCGATCGCCGACGGCGGTTTCGACGCGGTGTTCGGTGGGGCCCGCCGGGATGAGGACAAGGCACGGGCGAAGGAGCGGATCCTGTCGCTGCGCGACGAATTCGGCGGCTGGAATCCCAGCAGCCAGCGCCCCGAGCTGTGGAACATCTACAACGGTCGCCACCTGCCCGGCGAACACGTGCGCGTGTTCCCGATCTCGAACTTCACCGAACTCGACGTGTGGAGCTACATCGCCCGCGAGGGCATCGCCCTGCCCGAGCTCTACTTCGCCCACGAACGCGAGGTCTTCAACCGCGACGACATGTGGTGGGCGACCGGCGAATTCTCCACCCCGCAGGGCGGCGAAACCGTCACCCGCAAGACGGTCCGCTACCGCACCGTCGGGGACATGAGCTGCACCGGAGCCGTGGAATCGAGTGCCGATGACCTCGAATCCATCCTCGCCGAGGTGGCCGCCACCACTGTGACCGAGCGCGGTGCCACCCGCGCCGACGACCGGATCTCGGCCGCGGCCATGGAAGACCGGAAGAAAGACGGGTACTTCTGA
- a CDS encoding sulfate adenylyltransferase subunit 1, with translation MTTSQTTTTPAQTTAPEAATSPATTAATNPATKTLLRFATAGSVDDGKSTLVGRLLHDAKAILADQLAAVTATSRERGFLGGEFDFALLTDGLRAEREQGITIDVAYRYFATDKRSFILADCPGHVQYTRNMVTGASTADAVVVLIDARTGATEQTRRHLTVVSRLNIRHVIIAINKIDLLDFDQQAIETVENDVKDLAAEIGLDAPHLIPISALAGDNIATTSDNTPWYQGPALLDLLETLPSSDADTADLEAFRLDVQTVLRPQGGLAPGLDPDYYRDYRAVAGQITSGQVRLGDEIEIHPAGVTSTVIGIDTADGPLETASAPLSVALRLADDVDTARGSVIAAAGSLPEPRRELASEVFPFTADGLRTGQRVLVKTGTTTVKAIVTVTARRNLETSQIEPAEALAGNDIGLAEVKLSAALPVPDFRAHGSAGAFVIIDAQSGNTLAAGIHTPEAAAADGQPRAQEPSA, from the coding sequence ATGACGACATCCCAGACCACGACCACACCGGCGCAGACCACCGCACCGGAGGCGGCAACAAGCCCTGCGACGACAGCCGCGACGAACCCTGCGACGAAGACGCTGCTGCGCTTCGCCACCGCCGGGTCCGTCGACGACGGCAAGTCCACGCTCGTCGGTCGGCTCCTCCATGATGCGAAGGCGATCCTCGCCGACCAGCTCGCCGCCGTCACTGCCACCAGCCGGGAACGCGGATTCCTCGGCGGAGAGTTCGACTTCGCGCTGCTCACCGACGGTCTGCGGGCCGAACGCGAACAGGGCATCACCATCGACGTCGCCTACCGGTACTTCGCCACGGACAAGCGCTCGTTCATCCTCGCCGACTGCCCCGGACACGTGCAGTACACCCGGAACATGGTCACCGGCGCCTCCACCGCCGACGCCGTCGTCGTCCTCATCGACGCCCGCACCGGCGCAACCGAACAGACCCGCCGGCACCTGACCGTCGTCTCCCGGCTGAACATCCGCCACGTCATCATCGCGATCAACAAGATCGACCTGCTCGACTTCGACCAGCAGGCGATCGAGACGGTCGAGAATGATGTGAAGGACCTCGCCGCCGAGATCGGCCTCGACGCCCCGCACCTCATCCCGATCTCCGCCCTGGCCGGAGACAACATCGCCACCACCTCGGACAACACCCCCTGGTATCAGGGTCCGGCACTGCTCGATCTGCTCGAGACCCTGCCGAGCAGCGATGCTGACACCGCGGACCTTGAGGCCTTCCGCCTCGACGTGCAGACGGTGCTGCGCCCCCAAGGGGGACTGGCACCGGGACTCGACCCTGATTACTACCGCGACTACCGGGCGGTGGCCGGACAGATCACGTCAGGACAGGTCCGCCTCGGCGATGAGATCGAGATCCACCCGGCCGGGGTGACGTCCACGGTCATCGGCATCGACACTGCCGACGGTCCCCTGGAGACCGCGAGCGCACCACTGTCGGTGGCGCTGCGCCTGGCCGACGACGTCGACACGGCGCGCGGCAGCGTCATCGCCGCAGCAGGATCCCTGCCCGAACCGCGCCGCGAGCTGGCCTCCGAGGTGTTCCCCTTCACCGCCGACGGTCTGCGCACGGGACAGCGGGTGCTCGTGAAGACGGGCACGACGACCGTGAAGGCCATCGTCACCGTCACCGCCCGCCGCAACCTCGAGACCTCGCAGATCGAACCCGCCGAGGCGCTCGCCGGCAACGACATCGGCCTGGCCGAGGTGAAGCTCTCGGCAGCCCTGCCGGTCCCTGACTTCCGCGCGCACGGTTCGGCCGGAGCGTTCGTCATCATCGACGCACAGTCCGGAAACACCCTGGCCGCGGGAATCCACACCCCCGAAGCAGCCGCCGCAGACGGCCAGCCCCGCGCCCAGGAGCCGTCCGCATGA
- the cobA gene encoding uroporphyrinogen-III C-methyltransferase, protein MTHFPPQARGSVLLIGAGPGDLGLLTVAGLRALERAEVIVADRLGARSVIDQLEAERGAPLDAEIIDVGKQSGHHPVPQNRINEILVEQAKRGLRVVRLKGGDPFVFGRGGEELAHCRDAGIDVRVVPGVTSANSVPALAGIPLTHRGVATSYTVATGHDQLSEIGGGRDHTVVVLMGVGTLIHSAGVLAAGERGTDCPVAIIEDGFGDRQRVTIGTLGTIAFHAARRGVRSPAIIVAGDVVTLSPYADGAFTSAIEPAAQTAELLRNP, encoded by the coding sequence ATGACGCACTTCCCACCGCAGGCCCGGGGCAGCGTGCTGCTCATCGGGGCCGGACCCGGAGACCTCGGACTGCTCACCGTCGCCGGTCTGCGCGCCCTGGAGAGGGCCGAGGTCATCGTGGCCGACCGCCTCGGCGCGCGTTCCGTCATCGACCAGCTCGAAGCCGAACGCGGTGCACCCCTGGATGCCGAGATCATCGATGTCGGCAAACAGTCGGGTCATCATCCGGTGCCGCAGAACAGGATCAATGAGATCCTCGTCGAACAGGCGAAGCGGGGTCTGCGCGTCGTCCGCCTCAAGGGCGGGGACCCCTTCGTCTTCGGACGTGGGGGAGAGGAGCTCGCCCACTGCCGGGACGCGGGCATCGACGTGCGCGTCGTCCCCGGTGTGACGAGCGCGAACTCCGTTCCCGCGCTCGCCGGGATCCCGCTCACCCACCGCGGTGTCGCCACCTCATACACGGTCGCAACCGGACACGACCAGCTCTCAGAGATCGGCGGAGGACGCGACCACACCGTCGTCGTACTCATGGGCGTGGGCACCCTCATCCACTCGGCCGGGGTGCTCGCCGCAGGTGAGCGCGGAACCGACTGCCCCGTGGCGATCATCGAGGACGGATTCGGTGACCGGCAGCGGGTGACGATCGGGACGCTCGGCACGATCGCCTTCCATGCCGCCCGCCGAGGCGTGCGCTCGCCGGCGATCATCGTCGCAGGCGATGTCGTGACCTTGAGCCCCTACGCCGACGGTGCGTTCACCTCGGCGATCGAACCCGCCGCGCAGACGGCCGAACTGCTGAGGAACCCATGA
- the fdxA gene encoding ferredoxin, which produces MTYIIAQPCVDVKDRACIEECPVDCIYEGTRSLYIHPDECVDCGACEPVCPVEAIFYEDDVPDEWEAYYKANVDFFDDIGSPGGAAAHGVIDRDHPFIAGLPPQNTDD; this is translated from the coding sequence ATGACCTACATCATCGCGCAGCCCTGCGTGGACGTGAAGGACCGCGCCTGCATCGAAGAATGCCCGGTCGACTGCATCTACGAAGGCACCCGCTCCCTCTACATCCACCCCGACGAATGCGTCGACTGCGGAGCCTGCGAACCCGTCTGCCCCGTCGAGGCGATCTTCTACGAAGACGATGTCCCCGATGAGTGGGAGGCCTACTACAAGGCGAACGTCGACTTCTTCGACGACATCGGCTCCCCGGGCGGGGCCGCCGCCCACGGAGTCATCGACAGAGACCACCCATTCATCGCGGGCCTGCCCCCGCAGAACACCGACGACTGA
- a CDS encoding FAD-dependent oxidoreductase, producing MTTTPFRVAIIGAGPAGIYAADLLTKAEHDLELSIDLFDRLPSPFGLVRYGVAPDHPRIKGIINALIKVLDCGDIRLFSNVEYGADINLGELTDRYDAVIFSTGCFVDAQLDLPGIDLPGSYGAADFVNWYDAHPDVPQTWPLEAEKVAVLGNGNVALDVARVLAKQADDLHTTEIPDHVYEGLKSSKVTDVHVFGRRGPAQAKFTPLELRELGQVKDVDIIVYPEDYEFDQGSLDAIESSNQVKQVTKTLTDFAMREETGAKRRLHLHFLHAPVAILGEDRVTGLRTERQELDGSGGVTGTGQFHDWDIDAVYRAVGYAGTQLPQLPFDEAKRVIPNHEGRVVDTDDQSQAAEADVIPGVYTTGWIKRGPVGLIGHTKGDALETIGHILDDQAAGALTEPLYAGEESIVELLESKGVDFADWEGYHRLEAAEKALGEAEGRERVKIATREAMLAEARAHLTADANAG from the coding sequence ATGACCACCACACCGTTTCGCGTCGCCATCATCGGCGCCGGACCTGCCGGCATCTACGCCGCGGACCTGCTGACGAAGGCCGAACACGATCTTGAACTGAGCATCGACCTGTTTGACCGTCTGCCCTCACCCTTCGGGCTCGTCCGCTACGGGGTCGCCCCCGACCACCCGCGGATCAAGGGCATCATCAATGCGCTCATCAAGGTCCTCGACTGCGGGGACATCCGACTGTTCTCCAACGTCGAATACGGGGCCGACATCAACCTCGGCGAGCTCACCGACCGCTACGATGCGGTGATCTTCTCCACCGGCTGCTTCGTCGATGCGCAGTTGGACCTGCCGGGTATCGACCTGCCCGGCTCCTACGGGGCCGCGGACTTCGTCAACTGGTACGACGCCCACCCCGATGTTCCGCAGACGTGGCCGCTGGAGGCGGAGAAGGTTGCGGTGCTCGGCAACGGCAACGTCGCCCTCGACGTGGCCCGAGTGCTCGCGAAGCAGGCCGATGACCTGCACACCACGGAGATCCCCGACCACGTCTACGAGGGCCTGAAGTCCTCGAAGGTCACCGACGTGCACGTGTTCGGCCGCAGGGGTCCCGCGCAGGCGAAGTTCACTCCGCTGGAGCTGCGCGAACTCGGACAGGTCAAAGACGTCGACATCATCGTCTACCCCGAGGACTACGAGTTCGATCAGGGGTCGCTCGACGCGATCGAGTCGTCCAACCAGGTCAAGCAGGTGACGAAGACGCTCACGGACTTCGCGATGCGCGAGGAGACCGGGGCCAAGCGCCGGCTGCACCTGCACTTCCTCCATGCACCGGTGGCGATCCTCGGCGAGGATCGGGTGACCGGGCTGCGCACGGAACGTCAGGAACTCGACGGGTCCGGCGGGGTCACGGGGACGGGGCAGTTCCACGACTGGGACATCGACGCCGTCTACCGGGCGGTCGGGTATGCGGGCACGCAGCTGCCGCAGCTGCCCTTCGACGAGGCCAAGCGGGTCATCCCCAATCATGAGGGCCGTGTCGTCGACACGGACGATCAGTCACAGGCCGCCGAGGCGGACGTCATCCCCGGCGTGTACACGACCGGGTGGATCAAGCGCGGCCCCGTCGGGCTCATCGGGCACACGAAGGGTGATGCCCTGGAGACGATCGGGCACATCCTCGACGATCAGGCCGCTGGTGCGCTCACCGAGCCCCTGTATGCAGGGGAGGAGTCGATCGTCGAGCTGCTCGAGTCCAAGGGCGTCGACTTCGCGGACTGGGAGGGCTACCACCGTCTCGAGGCCGCGGAGAAGGCCCTCGGTGAGGCCGAGGGACGCGAGCGGGTGAAGATCGCGACGCGTGAGGCCATGCTCGCCGAGGCGCGCGCCCACCTCACCGCGGACGCGAACGCGGGCTGA